A region from the Sandaracinus amylolyticus genome encodes:
- the ltaE gene encoding low-specificity L-threonine aldolase, whose amino-acid sequence MIVELRSDTVTRPTAAMREVIASAEVGDDVWREDPTSRRLEDRAAEVLGKEAALFVPSGTMANQIALLLHCRPGDEVICGRGAHVRLYESGAGAAWAGVQFAEVGGTDGLFDERELESAIQPGDYHAPRTRLVALENTHNRGGGRVWPIERLRAVCEKARARGLALHLDGARLWNAAIACGVSEREICAPFDTVSACFSKGLGAPVGSVIAGSRADVDRALRLRKMLGGGMRQVGLLCAAALHALDHHRARLREDHDNAKRLARGLAAIEGVRIDLARVETNIVIAELDRVSAPELCKLAAEQGVRIAPVGPHAVRAVTHLDVDAAGIDRAIAVLGEAMRGAMR is encoded by the coding sequence ATGATCGTGGAGCTCCGCTCGGACACGGTGACTCGCCCCACGGCCGCGATGCGCGAGGTGATCGCGAGCGCCGAGGTCGGCGACGACGTCTGGCGCGAGGACCCGACGTCGCGTCGCCTCGAGGACCGCGCGGCCGAGGTGCTCGGCAAGGAAGCAGCGCTCTTCGTGCCCAGCGGCACGATGGCGAACCAGATCGCGCTGCTGCTCCATTGCCGCCCGGGCGACGAGGTGATCTGCGGGCGTGGTGCGCACGTGCGGCTCTACGAGTCGGGCGCAGGCGCGGCGTGGGCCGGCGTGCAGTTCGCGGAGGTCGGCGGGACCGACGGCCTCTTCGACGAGCGCGAGCTCGAGAGCGCGATCCAGCCCGGCGACTACCACGCGCCGCGCACGCGCCTCGTCGCGCTCGAGAACACGCACAACCGCGGCGGCGGGCGCGTGTGGCCGATCGAGCGGCTGCGCGCCGTCTGCGAGAAGGCGCGGGCGCGCGGGCTCGCGCTGCACCTCGACGGTGCGCGCCTCTGGAACGCGGCGATCGCGTGCGGCGTGAGCGAGCGCGAGATCTGCGCGCCGTTCGACACGGTGTCGGCGTGCTTCTCGAAGGGGCTCGGCGCGCCCGTCGGCTCGGTGATCGCGGGCTCGCGCGCCGACGTCGATCGCGCGCTGCGCCTCCGCAAGATGCTGGGCGGCGGGATGCGGCAGGTCGGGCTGCTCTGCGCGGCCGCGCTCCACGCGCTCGATCATCATCGCGCGCGGCTCCGCGAGGATCACGACAACGCCAAGCGACTCGCGCGCGGGCTCGCGGCGATCGAAGGCGTGCGCATCGATCTCGCGCGCGTCGAGACGAACATCGTGATCGCCGAGCTCGATCGCGTGAGCGCGCCCGAGCTCTGCAAGCTCGCCGCGGAGCAGGGCGTGCGCATCGCGCCCGTCGGGCCGCACGCGGTGCGCGCGGTGACGCACCTGGACGTCGACGCCGCGGGGATCGATCGCGCGATCGCGGTGCTCGGCGAGGCGATGCGTGGGGCGATGCGCTGA
- a CDS encoding YSC84-related protein has translation MKRMLRAQMLFGLFAGLFFGCASAPESRPDQRALEARADGALETMMARDTSLRPLLSRAAGYVVFPEVTEGGFIVGGAQSVGVVYENGRPTGYAELRGGTVGAQIGGQSYSQLVVFEDRQALQRLRAGNFDLTAGVTATAIQAGAAAQANFEGGTAVFIDSQSGLMAGATVGGESITYISK, from the coding sequence ATGAAGAGGATGTTGCGGGCCCAGATGCTGTTCGGTTTGTTTGCGGGCTTGTTCTTCGGATGCGCGAGCGCGCCGGAGTCGCGACCCGACCAGCGCGCGCTCGAGGCCCGCGCGGACGGCGCGCTCGAGACGATGATGGCGCGCGACACGAGCCTGCGACCGCTGCTGAGCCGGGCCGCCGGGTACGTGGTCTTCCCCGAGGTGACCGAGGGCGGCTTCATCGTGGGCGGCGCGCAGTCGGTCGGCGTGGTGTACGAGAACGGCCGGCCCACCGGCTACGCAGAGCTGCGCGGCGGCACCGTGGGCGCGCAGATCGGCGGGCAGTCGTACTCGCAGCTCGTCGTCTTCGAGGATCGCCAAGCCCTGCAGCGGCTGCGCGCGGGCAACTTCGACCTGACCGCGGGCGTCACCGCGACCGCGATCCAAGCGGGCGCCGCGGCGCAGGCGAACTTCGAAGGTGGCACGGCCGTGTTCATCGACTCGCAGTCGGGCCTGATGGCGGGCGCGACCGTCGGCGGCGAGTCGATCACGTACATCTCGAAGTGA
- the ligD gene encoding non-homologous end-joining DNA ligase, giving the protein MGLETYRQKRDFARTPEPSGKVRKKTGWSFVVQKHAASRMHYDFRLELDGVLLSWSVPKGPSYDVEEKRLAVQTEDHPVEYGTFEGIIPEGEYGGGTVMLWDRGTWEPVGDPRVGMEKGKLDFVLHGERLEGRWTLVRLKSRPEDRGRANWLLFKRSDEHVAEHEGEEITDVALTSVKSGRSMDEIAEAKGRSRKVWHSNRGSSEGVPSAKARIRAAAREGRVKHAAKTVRAPAEPVPSEPAKKKKATKKPRAHTPPRKWDVAPREGAYRGPTRAPRRDTGAREKVAGVGISNGGRVVDPGSGITKIEVARYYAEVAHCFLAHAADRALALVRCPEGSAGQCFYQKHSHPGMSEHIHVAHAPWGEEVLSVRTQPGVVALAQWSAIELHGWSARVDAIEKPDWIVMDLDPAEDVGFAEVVEGALTLRERLSSIGLESFVKTTGGKGLHVVVPLMRRHGWDVVKDFAHALALDISHRAPDRYLAEMSKSKRTGRIFVDYLRNGRGNTAILPYSARARDGLPVAMPLAWSEIEKVTPAQFDVRSAPKWIAKRRRDPWAAMRSVRQSITREILDALAT; this is encoded by the coding sequence ATGGGACTCGAGACGTATCGCCAGAAACGCGACTTCGCGCGCACGCCCGAGCCGAGCGGCAAGGTCCGCAAGAAGACGGGCTGGTCCTTCGTCGTGCAGAAGCACGCTGCGTCGCGCATGCACTACGACTTCCGGCTCGAGCTCGACGGAGTGCTCCTGAGCTGGTCGGTGCCGAAGGGCCCGAGCTACGACGTCGAGGAGAAGCGCCTCGCGGTGCAGACCGAGGATCATCCGGTCGAGTACGGCACGTTCGAAGGGATCATCCCGGAGGGCGAGTACGGCGGCGGCACCGTGATGCTGTGGGATCGCGGCACGTGGGAGCCCGTCGGCGATCCACGCGTCGGCATGGAGAAGGGCAAGCTCGACTTCGTGCTGCACGGCGAGCGCCTCGAGGGACGCTGGACGCTCGTGCGGCTCAAGTCGCGTCCCGAGGATCGTGGCCGCGCGAATTGGTTGCTGTTCAAACGATCGGACGAGCACGTCGCGGAGCACGAGGGCGAGGAGATCACCGACGTCGCGCTCACGAGCGTGAAGAGCGGTCGGTCGATGGACGAGATCGCCGAAGCGAAGGGACGCTCGCGCAAGGTCTGGCACTCGAACCGCGGCTCGAGCGAGGGCGTGCCGAGCGCGAAGGCGCGCATCCGCGCCGCGGCGCGCGAAGGTCGCGTGAAGCACGCCGCGAAGACGGTGCGCGCGCCCGCCGAGCCCGTGCCCTCCGAGCCGGCGAAGAAGAAGAAGGCCACGAAGAAGCCGCGCGCGCACACGCCGCCGCGCAAGTGGGACGTCGCACCGCGCGAGGGCGCGTACCGAGGCCCGACCCGCGCGCCGCGCCGCGACACGGGCGCGCGCGAGAAGGTCGCCGGCGTCGGCATCAGCAACGGCGGGCGCGTCGTCGATCCCGGCAGCGGCATCACGAAGATCGAGGTCGCGCGCTACTACGCCGAGGTCGCGCACTGTTTCCTCGCGCACGCGGCCGATCGCGCGCTCGCGCTCGTGCGCTGTCCCGAGGGCTCGGCGGGGCAGTGCTTCTACCAGAAGCACTCGCACCCCGGCATGAGCGAGCACATCCACGTCGCGCACGCGCCGTGGGGCGAAGAGGTCCTCTCGGTGCGTACGCAGCCCGGCGTGGTCGCGCTCGCGCAGTGGAGCGCGATCGAGCTGCACGGCTGGAGCGCGCGCGTCGACGCCATCGAGAAGCCCGACTGGATCGTGATGGACCTCGATCCCGCGGAGGACGTGGGGTTCGCCGAGGTCGTCGAGGGCGCGCTCACGCTGCGCGAGCGGCTCTCGTCGATCGGGCTCGAGTCGTTCGTGAAGACGACGGGCGGCAAGGGCCTCCACGTCGTCGTGCCGCTGATGCGCCGTCACGGCTGGGACGTGGTGAAGGACTTCGCCCACGCGCTCGCGCTCGACATCAGCCATCGCGCACCGGACCGCTATCTGGCCGAGATGTCGAAGTCCAAGCGCACCGGGCGCATCTTCGTCGACTACCTGCGCAACGGGCGCGGGAACACCGCGATCCTGCCCTACTCGGCGCGCGCGAGAGACGGCCTGCCGGTCGCGATGCCGCTCGCGTGGTCGGAGATCGAGAAGGTCACGCCGGCTCAGTTCGACGTGCGCTCCGCGCCGAAGTGGATCGCGAAGCGGAGGCGCGATCCTTGGGCAGCGATGCGCAGCGTGAGGCAGTCGATCACGCGAGAGATCCTGGACGCGCTCGCGACGTGA
- a CDS encoding sigma-70 family RNA polymerase sigma factor, translated as MSSLVRTTSQLDRYRNDLRGVEQLDPETERELARRWAAGDAAAGSKLVEASLPFVIRIAKEYRRWGVPLEDLIQQGNLGLLRAAAKYDPSKECRLVTYAVYWIRAEIREYVIRSYRIVRLGTTRTERRALRSFRRTGVDSVEELAARSGMPLARCEKLWPLLSQGDVSLDATYDDQSSALDRLPGVAVSPEDEVARDLEIRGVREVLDDALAKLSDRERRIVEARVLSDEPITLEALGVEMGVSKERVRQLEERACSRLRTALAAYQPMAA; from the coding sequence ATGTCGTCGCTCGTCCGCACCACCTCGCAGCTCGATCGCTACCGCAACGATCTCCGCGGCGTGGAGCAGCTCGATCCCGAGACCGAGCGCGAGCTCGCGCGCCGCTGGGCCGCGGGCGACGCGGCGGCGGGCTCGAAGCTCGTCGAGGCGAGCCTGCCCTTCGTGATCCGCATCGCGAAGGAGTACCGCCGCTGGGGCGTGCCCCTCGAGGATCTCATCCAGCAGGGCAACCTCGGGCTCCTCCGCGCCGCCGCGAAGTACGACCCGAGCAAGGAGTGCCGGCTCGTGACCTACGCGGTCTACTGGATCCGCGCCGAGATCCGCGAGTACGTCATCCGCAGCTATCGCATCGTGCGGCTCGGCACCACGCGCACCGAGCGCCGCGCGCTCCGCAGCTTCCGTCGCACCGGCGTCGACTCGGTGGAAGAGCTCGCCGCGCGCTCGGGGATGCCGCTCGCGCGATGCGAGAAGCTCTGGCCGCTGCTCTCGCAGGGCGACGTCTCGCTCGACGCGACCTACGACGATCAGTCGTCGGCGCTCGATCGTCTGCCCGGCGTCGCGGTGTCGCCGGAGGACGAGGTCGCGCGCGATCTCGAGATCCGCGGCGTGCGCGAGGTGCTCGACGACGCGCTGGCGAAGCTCAGCGATCGCGAGCGGCGCATCGTCGAGGCGCGCGTGCTCTCGGACGAGCCGATCACGCTCGAGGCGCTCGGTGTCGAGATGGGCGTGAGCAAGGAGCGCGTGCGTCAGCTCGAGGAGCGCGCGTGCTCGCGCCTGCGCACCGCGCTCGCGGCGTATCAGCCGATGGCGGCGTGA
- a CDS encoding MBL fold metallo-hydrolase → MFRLRFWGVRGSIPVPGPDTAEIGGNTSCVEVRCGTARIIFDGGTGLRLLGNSWLRDMPLTAHLFFSHVHWDHIQGFPFFAPAFVPGNTIHMYGAANVTGTVETALAGQMETPNFPVHLTTLPASLQFHDLREGETVTIDDDVRVTSAAGNHPGGVFAYRVDYKGRSVVYATDTEHYSIPDPKLVALARDADVLVFDTMYTPEEYSGERGGIPKTGWGHSHFEAGVALVKAAGIKKYVLFHHDPSQTDAMVREKERRARELFADSLAAYEGLVIDML, encoded by the coding sequence ATGTTCCGGCTCAGGTTCTGGGGAGTCCGCGGAAGCATCCCGGTGCCGGGCCCCGACACCGCGGAGATCGGCGGCAACACGAGCTGCGTCGAGGTCCGGTGCGGCACCGCCCGCATCATCTTCGACGGCGGCACCGGCCTGCGCCTCCTCGGCAACTCGTGGCTGCGCGACATGCCGCTCACCGCGCATCTCTTCTTCAGCCACGTCCACTGGGATCACATCCAGGGCTTCCCGTTCTTCGCGCCCGCGTTCGTGCCCGGCAACACGATCCACATGTACGGCGCCGCGAACGTGACGGGCACCGTCGAGACCGCGCTCGCCGGTCAGATGGAGACGCCGAACTTCCCGGTGCACCTCACGACGCTGCCCGCGTCGCTGCAGTTCCACGATCTGCGCGAGGGCGAGACGGTCACGATCGACGACGACGTGCGCGTGACGAGCGCGGCCGGCAATCACCCCGGCGGCGTCTTCGCGTACCGCGTCGACTACAAGGGCCGCTCGGTCGTGTACGCGACCGACACCGAGCACTACTCGATCCCCGATCCGAAGCTCGTCGCGCTCGCGCGCGATGCCGACGTGCTCGTGTTCGACACGATGTACACGCCGGAGGAGTACTCGGGCGAGCGCGGTGGCATCCCGAAGACGGGCTGGGGTCACTCGCACTTCGAGGCCGGTGTCGCGCTGGTGAAAGCCGCGGGCATCAAGAAATACGTGCTCTTCCATCACGACCCGAGCCAGACCGACGCGATGGTGCGCGAGAAGGAGCGACGTGCCCGCGAGCTCTTCGCGGACTCGCTCGCCGCGTACGAAGGCCTCGTGATCGACATGCTCTGA
- a CDS encoding thymidine kinase, translating into MHVMHGEIGWIELICGPMFSGKSEELIRRLKRAAIARQPLQIFKPRIDDRYHETKIVSHSEHSIEAVAVGSSDEIARAVHSETRVVGIDEVQFFDAGIVQVAERLADAGVRVICAGLDQDYTGKPFEPVPALLCIAEYVTKTLAICSRCGQPAGRSQRMIASGDRVLVGAKDAYEPRCRRCHSPRAEPSTERLF; encoded by the coding sequence ATGCACGTGATGCACGGCGAGATCGGCTGGATCGAGCTGATCTGCGGGCCGATGTTCAGCGGGAAGTCCGAGGAGCTCATCCGCCGGCTCAAGCGCGCCGCGATCGCGCGTCAACCGCTGCAGATCTTCAAGCCGAGGATCGACGATCGCTACCACGAGACGAAGATCGTCTCGCACTCGGAGCACTCGATCGAAGCGGTCGCGGTGGGGAGCTCGGACGAGATCGCGCGCGCCGTGCACTCGGAGACGCGCGTCGTCGGCATCGACGAGGTGCAGTTCTTCGACGCGGGGATCGTCCAGGTCGCGGAGCGGCTCGCCGATGCGGGCGTGCGCGTGATCTGCGCGGGGCTCGATCAGGACTACACGGGCAAGCCGTTCGAGCCGGTGCCGGCGCTGCTGTGCATCGCGGAGTACGTGACGAAGACGCTCGCGATCTGCAGCCGCTGCGGCCAGCCCGCGGGGCGCTCGCAGCGGATGATCGCGAGCGGTGATCGCGTGCTCGTCGGCGCGAAGGACGCATACGAGCCGCGCTGTCGGCGCTGTCACTCGCCGCGCGCCGAGCCGAGCACCGAGCGGCTCTTCTGA
- a CDS encoding N-formylglutamate amidohydrolase produces MTFYSLHAPDRAETPVVVEVPHAGLAIPERVASSLIVPREAVLRDSDLYVDRIWDEAPAHGATLLVAKVSRYVIDLNRAPDDVDRDTVPDHPAPRPTQARGVVWRVTTDGRPALRSPLRYADLRDRLDAFHDPYHRALRETLERKRERFGYAILVAAHSMPSTSRDGATRRADVVPGTRGRTSADPRVIDVVERHFRAAGLSVRHDDPYRGGWTTGHYGRPDEGVHAIQIELNRALYVDEPSSRPKDAELAWLRDLAGTLLDRLAHLDLAPR; encoded by the coding sequence ATGACGTTCTACTCGCTCCATGCGCCCGACCGCGCCGAGACACCGGTCGTGGTCGAGGTCCCGCACGCGGGCCTGGCGATCCCCGAGCGTGTCGCGTCCTCGCTGATCGTCCCGCGCGAGGCGGTGCTGCGCGACTCCGATCTCTACGTCGATCGCATCTGGGACGAGGCGCCCGCGCACGGCGCGACGCTGCTCGTCGCGAAGGTCTCGCGCTACGTCATCGATCTCAACCGCGCGCCCGACGACGTCGATCGCGACACCGTGCCCGATCATCCCGCGCCGCGTCCCACGCAGGCGCGCGGCGTCGTGTGGCGCGTGACGACCGATGGACGCCCCGCGCTCCGGAGCCCGCTGCGCTACGCGGATCTGCGCGATCGCCTCGACGCGTTCCACGATCCCTACCACCGCGCGCTGCGCGAGACGCTCGAGCGCAAGCGCGAGCGCTTCGGCTACGCGATCCTCGTCGCCGCGCACTCGATGCCGTCGACCTCGCGCGATGGTGCCACCCGCCGCGCCGACGTGGTGCCCGGGACGCGCGGCCGCACGAGCGCGGACCCGCGCGTGATCGACGTGGTCGAGCGTCACTTCCGCGCGGCCGGCCTCAGCGTGCGCCACGACGATCCGTATCGCGGCGGCTGGACGACCGGGCACTACGGGCGCCCCGACGAGGGCGTGCACGCGATCCAGATCGAGCTCAACCGCGCGCTCTACGTCGACGAGCCGAGCAGCCGCCCGAAGGACGCGGAGCTCGCGTGGCTGCGCGATCTCGCGGGCACGCTGCTCGACCGTCTCGCGCACCTCGACCTCGCGCCACGCTGA
- a CDS encoding L,D-transpeptidase, which translates to MRRNLTILVGIVAIVGLATAGLSAIAGHGPSGASATTEIARAPDEPLPEPTSEEERAAREREHQAMLDRDYPLHGLVTKTQLVVRARPEPEANIEGWLRVGSHLRLKRESTRTPTCASGWYELWPRGFACAGLGVDVTETAPEHGREVAPDLESALPYHYYFVKEPQVPEWHQLPSRDDQRAAIAHATRYLEFLRDDERRAARLRAGELANEPGAPREVARWLDHGFWIASNATEVRSQRRFVRTVRGSYVKEAQLEERTGSQFHGVELDETRTLPIAWTVRAARPLARRDREDGTTRLIEVEGEEAIERLEVVPWQRRERIGDRIYHVVDGPNGEVRYLRDWFVAVAERRDPPAGVAAHEPWVHVDLSAQTLVVYRGPTPIYATLVSSGVEGHVTPIGEFTIRRKFVTDTMADLGPEAGDDRYRIEDVPWTQYFDGSIALHAAFWHGQFGITRSHGCVNLAPRDAQWVFQHTWPEVPDGWHGVSTEGTGVRGSRVIVTE; encoded by the coding sequence ATGCGTCGCAATCTGACGATCCTGGTGGGCATCGTCGCGATCGTCGGGCTCGCGACCGCGGGCCTGTCGGCGATCGCGGGGCACGGCCCGAGCGGCGCATCGGCGACGACCGAGATCGCGCGCGCGCCCGACGAGCCGCTGCCCGAGCCCACGTCCGAAGAAGAGCGCGCCGCACGCGAGCGCGAGCACCAAGCGATGCTCGATCGCGACTACCCGCTGCACGGTCTGGTGACGAAGACGCAGCTCGTGGTGCGCGCGCGGCCGGAGCCCGAGGCGAACATCGAAGGATGGCTGCGCGTCGGCTCGCACCTCCGCCTCAAGCGCGAGAGCACGCGGACGCCGACGTGCGCGAGCGGCTGGTACGAGCTCTGGCCGCGTGGGTTCGCGTGCGCGGGGCTCGGCGTCGACGTCACGGAGACGGCGCCCGAGCACGGCCGCGAGGTCGCGCCCGATCTCGAGAGCGCGCTGCCGTACCACTACTACTTCGTGAAGGAGCCGCAGGTGCCGGAGTGGCACCAGCTCCCATCGCGCGACGATCAGCGCGCCGCGATCGCGCACGCGACGCGTTATCTCGAATTCCTGCGCGACGACGAGCGACGCGCGGCGCGGCTGCGCGCGGGCGAGCTCGCGAACGAGCCCGGCGCGCCGCGCGAGGTCGCGCGCTGGCTCGATCACGGGTTCTGGATCGCGTCGAACGCGACCGAGGTGCGCTCGCAGCGTCGCTTCGTGCGCACGGTGCGCGGCAGCTACGTCAAGGAAGCGCAGCTCGAGGAGCGCACGGGCTCGCAGTTCCACGGCGTCGAGCTCGACGAGACGCGCACGCTGCCGATCGCGTGGACGGTGCGCGCGGCGCGACCGCTCGCGCGGCGTGATCGCGAGGACGGCACCACGCGCCTGATCGAGGTCGAGGGCGAAGAAGCGATCGAGCGGCTCGAGGTCGTGCCGTGGCAGCGACGCGAGCGGATCGGGGATCGCATCTATCACGTGGTCGACGGACCGAACGGCGAGGTGCGGTATCTGCGCGACTGGTTCGTCGCGGTCGCGGAGCGGCGCGACCCGCCGGCGGGCGTCGCGGCGCACGAGCCCTGGGTGCACGTCGATCTCTCGGCGCAGACGCTGGTCGTGTATCGCGGTCCGACGCCGATCTACGCGACGCTCGTGTCGAGCGGGGTCGAGGGGCACGTCACGCCGATCGGCGAGTTCACGATCCGGCGCAAGTTCGTGACCGACACGATGGCGGACCTCGGGCCCGAAGCGGGCGACGATCGTTATCGCATCGAGGACGTGCCGTGGACGCAGTACTTCGACGGCTCGATCGCGCTGCACGCGGCGTTCTGGCACGGGCAATTCGGTATCACGCGCTCGCACGGATGCGTGAACCTCGCGCCGCGTGACGCGCAGTGGGTGTTCCAGCACACGTGGCCCGAGGTGCCCGACGGTTGGCACGGCGTGTCCACCGAGGGCACGGGCGTACGCGGCAGTCGCGTGATCGTGACGGAGTGA
- a CDS encoding low molecular weight protein-tyrosine-phosphatase: MAKSGVVRVCFVCLGNICRSPTAEAVFRRDVEAAGIAHRFEIDSAGTGDWHVGELAHPRTRATAEQHGIAITHRAQRFTSADFARFDWIVAMDRGNVQALRDLAPDDGARAKIHMFRAWESDAPLHAEVPDPYYSGQFDLVLEICERASAGLLAHLRAKHGI; this comes from the coding sequence ATGGCGAAGAGCGGCGTGGTGCGGGTGTGCTTCGTGTGCCTCGGCAACATCTGTCGCTCGCCCACGGCGGAGGCCGTGTTCCGTCGCGACGTCGAGGCGGCGGGGATCGCGCATCGCTTCGAGATCGACAGCGCGGGAACGGGTGACTGGCACGTCGGCGAGCTCGCGCATCCGCGCACGCGCGCGACGGCGGAGCAGCACGGCATCGCGATCACGCATCGCGCGCAGCGCTTCACGAGCGCGGACTTCGCGCGCTTCGACTGGATCGTCGCGATGGATCGCGGGAACGTGCAGGCGCTCCGCGATCTCGCTCCGGACGACGGCGCGCGAGCGAAGATCCACATGTTCCGCGCGTGGGAGTCGGACGCGCCGCTGCACGCGGAAGTGCCGGACCCGTACTACAGCGGGCAGTTCGATCTGGTGCTCGAGATCTGCGAGCGCGCGTCGGCCGGTCTGCTCGCGCACCTGCGGGCGAAGCACGGGATCTGA
- a CDS encoding fructosamine kinase family protein has translation MDRAIAGALERALGARVVDASRVSGGDIHDAWRVELADGRRVFVKSARGAGDPETFPCEARGLAWLGEGPLRVPRVLAVEPRFLALEWIERGRPARDADEALGRGLAALHRLGASGFGLDHDNFLATIRQDNAREDDWPTFYGRRRLEPLVRAAIARGASSPSMVRAVERVIAELTRLCGPAELPSRLHGDLWSGNRMHDEQGAPVLFDPAVYGGHREIDLAMMQLFGGFSERVFDAYDEAFPRAPGHEARVPLYQLLPLLAHAVLFGRSYAASAEDAARRALAG, from the coding sequence GTGGACCGCGCGATCGCCGGCGCGCTCGAGCGCGCGCTCGGGGCGCGCGTGGTCGATGCGAGCCGCGTGTCCGGCGGTGACATCCACGACGCGTGGCGCGTCGAGCTCGCAGACGGGCGTCGCGTGTTCGTGAAGAGCGCGCGCGGCGCGGGCGATCCCGAGACGTTCCCGTGCGAGGCGCGCGGGCTCGCGTGGCTCGGCGAGGGACCGCTGCGGGTCCCGCGCGTGCTCGCCGTGGAGCCGCGTTTCCTCGCGCTCGAGTGGATCGAGCGGGGACGTCCGGCGCGCGACGCCGACGAGGCGCTCGGTCGTGGCCTCGCGGCGTTGCATCGGCTCGGGGCGTCGGGCTTCGGGCTCGATCACGACAACTTCCTCGCGACGATCCGACAGGACAACGCGCGCGAGGACGACTGGCCGACGTTCTACGGGCGACGTCGGCTCGAGCCGCTCGTGCGGGCCGCGATCGCGCGCGGCGCGAGCTCGCCGTCGATGGTGCGCGCCGTCGAGCGCGTCATCGCGGAGCTGACGCGGCTCTGTGGCCCGGCGGAGCTTCCGTCGCGGCTCCACGGCGATCTCTGGAGCGGCAACCGCATGCACGACGAGCAGGGCGCGCCGGTGCTCTTCGATCCCGCGGTCTACGGCGGGCATCGCGAGATCGATCTCGCGATGATGCAGCTCTTCGGCGGCTTCTCGGAGCGCGTCTTCGATGCGTACGACGAGGCGTTCCCGCGCGCGCCGGGGCACGAAGCGCGCGTGCCGCTCTACCAGCTGCTCCCGCTGCTCGCGCACGCGGTGCTCTTCGGGCGTAGCTACGCCGCGTCCGCCGAGGACGCCGCGCGACGCGCGCTCGCCGGCTGA
- a CDS encoding response regulator: MPPIDGASLRVLLVDDNVLLASLLRRVLEEMACEVVTAPTADVARPAIETGDFDVIVCDGSLTALDDGFAVLAHAREHSPRSLRVLLSGRPPDALPDDATVERFAMKPMLSDDLRELLGWARTNARRAS, from the coding sequence ATGCCCCCAATCGACGGCGCGTCACTCCGCGTCCTGCTGGTCGACGACAACGTCCTGCTCGCTTCGCTCCTCCGGCGCGTGCTGGAGGAGATGGCGTGCGAGGTCGTGACTGCGCCCACCGCCGACGTCGCGCGACCTGCGATCGAGACCGGCGACTTCGACGTGATCGTGTGCGACGGATCGCTCACCGCGCTCGACGACGGGTTCGCCGTGCTCGCGCACGCGCGCGAGCATTCACCGCGATCACTCCGCGTGCTCTTGTCCGGGCGACCACCCGACGCGTTGCCGGACGACGCGACGGTCGAGCGCTTCGCGATGAAGCCGATGCTCTCGGACGATCTGCGCGAGCTGCTCGGGTGGGCGCGGACGAACGCCCGTCGCGCGTCGTAG